Proteins encoded within one genomic window of Rhodothermales bacterium:
- a CDS encoding TonB-dependent receptor, producing MKYRLLFLVLALMVPSLAWAQTGHPEVAGFARDSTSSERLPAVNVVLTSLKDTTRTVGTSTNARGFFSVAVPEPGAYRLQFSFVGYKSKKTRIDVPAEGLNLGFVLLEQDRIALDEVVVEETQERVTIKGDTTEYNAGAYKTNPDANAEDLVAKMPGVVVQDGQVQVQGENVRRVLVDGREFFGEDPTAALRNLPAEVIERIQVYDRLSDQAQFSGFDDGNSERTINIITRTGTENGQFGKIYGGYGSDTRYIAGGNMSIFEGNRRISIIGLSNNVNQQNFANEDILGVVGNTGRGGFGGPPGGFGGGRPPGGNRGGGGGGGRGGFGGFGGDTGNFLVGNQGGINATNAFGLNYSDQWAGGKARLSGSYFFNKSDNTSNVLLNREYFLTTDQTQLYEESSDGKSENMNHRLSARLQYDVNETNSFIFTPRLSYQSNSAASLLQGLNTLAGSALSATTNNYASDNRGFSSNSNLLYRHRFPKAGRTTSLNVSLGLNDRNGEGEQLASNEFYDEVDLLIALDQRSNNSELTHTVSASAEYTEPIGAKGQLQINYSPSITNSNADRTTHSLDETTGLYTILDPTLSTIFDSRSIRQRAGLRYMLRGEKSMFSAGVDLQHVDLTGDQTFPTTYRVERAFQDILPQAMYNYRFSRTDNLRLFYRTSTNTPSISQLQSVIDNTNPLRISSGNPDLQQSFSHFLVARFNKTQPATGRVFMMFASLNQSRNNISTESILATRDTTIAPGVVLAQGSQFTRPVNLDGYWNARSFLTAGLPTDWLKSNVNINAGYSLSHSPGLINGQKNIADTHGINGGAVIGSNISERVDFTLTYGLTYSIARNSVYPELDANYLYHRIGARVNLLLGKSWVLNTDLNAIQYSGLGEDYDQDNLVWNAGLGYKFLKGNGGEVKLMVSDILNQNTSIVRTVNEFYVEDNQSNVLGRYILLNFTYRLRNFGAPAGRG from the coding sequence ATGAAATACCGGCTACTGTTTCTCGTTCTCGCGCTCATGGTCCCGTCGCTGGCATGGGCCCAGACGGGCCATCCGGAAGTCGCGGGGTTTGCCCGGGACTCAACGTCCAGCGAGCGTCTGCCGGCGGTGAACGTCGTGCTGACGAGTCTCAAGGACACGACCCGAACGGTGGGCACCTCCACGAATGCGCGCGGCTTCTTCTCCGTCGCCGTCCCCGAGCCGGGCGCCTATCGCCTGCAATTCTCGTTCGTCGGGTACAAGAGCAAAAAGACACGCATCGACGTGCCGGCGGAAGGCCTCAACCTGGGCTTCGTCCTGCTCGAGCAGGACCGCATCGCGCTCGATGAAGTCGTGGTCGAGGAAACCCAGGAACGCGTCACGATCAAGGGCGACACGACGGAATACAACGCCGGCGCCTACAAAACCAACCCCGACGCCAACGCGGAAGACCTGGTCGCGAAGATGCCCGGCGTGGTGGTGCAGGATGGGCAGGTCCAGGTCCAGGGTGAAAACGTACGGCGCGTGCTCGTGGACGGGCGCGAGTTTTTTGGCGAGGACCCCACCGCAGCGCTGCGCAACCTGCCGGCCGAAGTGATCGAGCGGATCCAGGTGTACGACCGGCTGAGCGACCAGGCCCAGTTCTCCGGCTTCGATGACGGCAACTCGGAACGCACCATCAATATCATCACGCGCACCGGCACCGAAAACGGTCAGTTCGGGAAGATCTATGGCGGTTACGGGTCCGACACCCGCTACATCGCCGGCGGCAACATGAGCATCTTCGAGGGCAATCGCCGCATCTCGATCATCGGGCTGAGCAACAACGTCAACCAGCAAAACTTCGCCAACGAGGACATCCTCGGCGTCGTGGGCAACACCGGGCGGGGCGGCTTCGGAGGGCCTCCCGGCGGATTCGGTGGCGGAAGACCTCCGGGCGGCAATCGCGGCGGCGGTGGCGGCGGCGGACGCGGTGGATTTGGCGGGTTTGGCGGCGACACCGGCAACTTCCTAGTCGGCAACCAGGGCGGCATCAACGCGACGAATGCGTTCGGGCTCAACTATTCGGATCAGTGGGCCGGCGGGAAGGCCCGCCTTTCGGGCAGCTACTTCTTCAACAAGTCCGACAACACGAGCAACGTCCTGCTCAACCGCGAGTATTTTCTCACCACGGATCAGACCCAGCTCTACGAAGAGTCGAGCGACGGCAAGAGCGAGAACATGAACCATCGCCTCTCCGCCCGACTCCAGTACGATGTAAACGAGACAAACTCGTTCATCTTCACGCCGCGCCTGAGCTACCAGTCCAACAGCGCCGCCAGCCTTCTGCAGGGCCTGAACACGCTGGCCGGCTCGGCGCTGAGCGCCACGACCAACAACTACGCCTCGGACAACCGCGGCTTCTCGTCGAACAGCAATCTCCTGTACCGGCATCGCTTCCCGAAGGCCGGCCGCACCACCTCGCTCAATGTCAGCCTCGGCCTCAACGACCGAAACGGGGAGGGGGAGCAGCTGGCGTCGAACGAGTTCTACGACGAGGTCGACCTCCTCATCGCGCTCGATCAGCGTTCCAACAACAGCGAACTGACCCACACCGTTTCGGCCAGCGCCGAGTACACCGAGCCGATCGGGGCGAAGGGACAGCTTCAGATCAACTACAGCCCGTCGATCACGAACAGCAATGCCGATCGGACCACCCATTCGCTCGACGAAACGACGGGGCTCTACACGATTCTCGATCCGACGCTCTCGACGATCTTCGACAGCCGTTCGATCCGTCAGCGAGCCGGCCTGCGCTACATGCTGCGCGGCGAAAAGTCCATGTTCTCCGCCGGCGTCGACCTCCAGCACGTCGACCTCACCGGGGACCAGACCTTCCCGACGACCTACCGCGTCGAACGCGCGTTCCAGGATATCCTGCCGCAGGCGATGTACAACTACCGGTTCAGCCGGACGGACAACCTGCGCCTGTTCTACCGGACGTCCACCAACACGCCGTCGATCTCCCAGCTCCAGAGTGTGATCGACAATACGAATCCGCTCCGTATCAGCAGCGGCAATCCGGATCTGCAGCAGAGCTTCTCGCACTTCCTGGTGGCGCGTTTCAACAAGACGCAGCCCGCCACCGGACGCGTGTTCATGATGTTCGCCAGCCTGAACCAGAGCCGCAACAACATCAGCACGGAGTCGATTCTGGCGACGCGCGACACGACGATCGCACCGGGCGTCGTGCTGGCCCAGGGCTCGCAATTCACGCGGCCCGTCAACCTGGATGGCTACTGGAACGCGCGGTCATTCCTGACCGCCGGCCTGCCGACCGACTGGCTGAAGAGCAACGTTAACATCAACGCCGGGTACTCGCTATCCCATTCGCCCGGCCTGATCAACGGCCAGAAAAACATCGCCGACACGCACGGCATCAACGGAGGTGCCGTTATTGGTAGCAATATCAGCGAACGCGTCGATTTCACGCTGACCTATGGGCTGACGTACAGCATCGCGCGCAACTCCGTCTATCCCGAACTCGATGCGAACTACCTCTATCACCGCATCGGCGCCCGCGTCAACCTGCTGCTGGGCAAATCGTGGGTACTGAACACCGACCTGAATGCCATCCAGTACTCAGGCCTCGGAGAAGACTACGACCAGGACAACCTGGTTTGGAACGCCGGCCTCGGCTACAAATTCCTGAAGGGGAATGGGGGAGAGGTCAAGCTGATGGTATCGGACATCCTCAATCAGAACACCAGCATCGTGCGCACCGTCAACGAGTTTTACGTGGAAGACAACCAGTCCAACGTGCTCGGTCGGTACATCCTGCTCAACTTCACGTACCGCCTGCGCAACTTTGGGGCGCCGGCCGGTAGGGGATAA
- a CDS encoding SLC13 family permease has translation MLTALMKGIGRPEMILFGSLAPLLLTGVLTPEQAFSGLSNSAVLAVGALFIVAAGVQNTGALSFFDRLIFPQSRRLPLVSLRMMATTAAMSAFLNNTPIVAMLIPRVRLWCENHNVSPSKLMIPLSYATIVGGMTTLIGTSTNLLVAGLMEQAGYEGLGLFDLAWIGGPAALATILYFAVFGHRLLPTRIEPGGAADEGMHQYLFEFEVPPEAPLVGKTIEEAGLRSLGEAYLAHIIRNKEVIPSSPEMVIRERDLLAFRGSPALLDSLLERQGLRPVVESMESGGHMTLPIYEAVIAPTSRLVGSTLVDVDFREEYQGVVLGIYRQDESIDKSIGRVVLRAGDLLLIEARKGFDTRWNQNRDEFYLVAPRRPEKIRPQRGKAPLALGILVAVIAFAAAGVASIVTTAFIGAIAMILTRCLRGRDARAAVDVPVLLVIAAALGLSKAIEGSGLAAAIAMLLTEHASVFGTIGVLAAVYVATSILTELITNNAAAALMLGIGLKSAESVGAPPEAFAIAVAIAASASFLTPIGYQTNMMVMAAGGYRFGDFFRAGIVVNLIVAITAITMISLFLL, from the coding sequence ATGTTGACGGCCCTCATGAAAGGGATTGGCCGCCCCGAGATGATTCTGTTCGGTTCGCTCGCCCCGTTGCTGCTGACCGGCGTGCTCACGCCGGAGCAGGCGTTTTCGGGGCTGTCGAACAGCGCCGTGCTTGCCGTGGGCGCCCTGTTCATCGTGGCGGCCGGCGTGCAGAACACCGGGGCGCTGAGCTTTTTTGATCGGCTCATCTTTCCCCAGTCGCGGCGTCTTCCGCTGGTCTCACTGCGCATGATGGCGACCACGGCGGCGATGTCGGCGTTTCTGAACAACACGCCCATCGTGGCGATGCTCATCCCGCGCGTCCGCCTCTGGTGCGAGAACCACAACGTCTCCCCGTCCAAGCTGATGATCCCGCTTTCGTACGCGACGATCGTCGGGGGCATGACAACGCTCATCGGCACCTCCACCAACCTGCTGGTCGCCGGCCTGATGGAGCAGGCGGGGTATGAAGGGCTGGGCTTGTTCGACCTCGCGTGGATCGGCGGCCCGGCGGCACTGGCGACGATCCTGTATTTTGCCGTGTTCGGGCATCGGTTGCTCCCTACGCGCATCGAGCCGGGCGGCGCGGCGGACGAGGGCATGCATCAGTATCTGTTTGAGTTCGAGGTGCCGCCCGAGGCGCCGCTCGTTGGGAAGACCATCGAAGAAGCCGGCCTCCGGTCGCTCGGCGAGGCCTATCTGGCGCACATCATCCGCAACAAGGAAGTCATCCCCTCCTCGCCCGAAATGGTGATCCGCGAACGCGATCTCCTCGCCTTCCGCGGCAGCCCGGCCTTGCTGGACAGCCTGCTGGAACGGCAGGGGCTGCGGCCTGTCGTGGAAAGCATGGAGTCGGGCGGCCACATGACGCTGCCGATCTACGAGGCGGTGATCGCCCCCACGTCCCGGCTCGTCGGCTCCACACTCGTCGATGTCGACTTTCGGGAAGAATATCAGGGCGTCGTGCTGGGCATCTACCGGCAGGACGAGAGCATCGACAAATCGATCGGCCGGGTGGTGCTGCGGGCCGGCGACCTGTTGCTGATCGAGGCCCGCAAGGGATTCGACACCCGGTGGAATCAGAACCGGGATGAATTTTATCTGGTGGCACCGCGCCGGCCCGAGAAGATCCGTCCGCAGCGCGGCAAGGCGCCGCTTGCGCTCGGCATCCTTGTGGCGGTCATCGCCTTCGCCGCAGCGGGCGTCGCCTCGATCGTCACGACGGCGTTCATCGGCGCCATCGCCATGATCCTTACGCGTTGTCTGCGCGGCCGCGATGCCCGCGCGGCGGTCGACGTGCCGGTCCTGCTCGTGATCGCCGCGGCGCTGGGCCTCAGCAAGGCGATCGAAGGCAGCGGCCTCGCAGCCGCCATCGCCATGCTGCTCACCGAGCACGCAAGCGTCTTCGGGACGATCGGCGTGCTCGCCGCGGTCTATGTCGCGACGAGCATCCTCACCGAACTCATCACCAACAACGCGGCGGCGGCCCTGATGCTCGGCATCGGACTCAAGTCGGCCGAAAGCGTCGGCGCCCCTCCGGAGGCCTTCGCCATCGCGGTCGCGATCGCGGCCTCGGCCAGCTTCCTCACCCCGATCGGTTACCAGACGAACATGATGGTGATGGCCGCCGGCGGCTATCGGTTCGGCGACTTCTTCCGCGCCGGCATCGTCGTCAACCTCATCGTGGCGATCACGGCGATCACGATGATTTCGTTGTTCTTGCTATAA
- a CDS encoding UTP--glucose-1-phosphate uridylyltransferase, producing MVFTQEAFAPYRERMEAEGLPEIAIRAFAHYYEQLLSGETGLIPESHIAPVEALPDAEQLSERERQAGIEALPRTVMLKLNGGLGTSMGLERAKSLLRVKQNLTFLDIIARQALRREMPLVLMNSFSTAEDSRSLLAAYAGVSRTLPLDFLQHKVPKIARHTLQPIEWPQNAQLEWCPPGHGDLYTAIVTSGMLEALLDDGYRYLFVSNSDNLGAVVDEAILGYFAANRLPFMMEVADRTPADRKGGHLARSREGGLVLRESAQCPDEDAGAFQDIHRHRYFNTNNLWIDLDALQRLLVSHDGLMGLPMIRNSKTVDPRDPHSTPVYQLETAMGAAIALFEDAGAIRVPRSRFAPVKTTNELLAVQSDAYLLHEDYTIGMHPGRAGQVPVVHLDAAHYRTVDQLAEHTPHGAPSLEACTSLHVTGRVRFGRGVRLVGDVHIVNRSASPATVPDHSVIEGRLEL from the coding sequence ATGGTATTTACGCAAGAGGCATTTGCACCGTATCGGGAACGGATGGAGGCGGAAGGGCTTCCAGAAATCGCCATTCGCGCCTTCGCGCACTATTACGAGCAACTCCTGAGCGGGGAGACGGGGCTCATTCCGGAATCGCACATCGCGCCGGTCGAGGCACTGCCGGACGCAGAGCAGCTGTCCGAGCGGGAGCGGCAGGCCGGCATCGAGGCCTTGCCCCGAACGGTCATGCTCAAGCTCAACGGCGGGCTGGGCACCAGCATGGGGCTCGAGCGGGCGAAATCGTTGCTGCGCGTCAAGCAGAACCTGACCTTTCTGGACATCATCGCGCGGCAGGCACTGCGTCGCGAGATGCCGCTCGTGCTGATGAACAGCTTCTCGACGGCCGAAGACTCCCGCAGCCTGCTCGCGGCCTACGCCGGCGTCAGCCGCACCCTCCCGCTGGATTTCCTCCAGCACAAGGTCCCGAAAATCGCCCGGCATACCCTCCAGCCCATCGAGTGGCCGCAAAACGCCCAGCTCGAATGGTGCCCGCCGGGGCATGGCGACCTCTACACCGCCATCGTGACCAGCGGCATGCTGGAGGCCCTGCTGGACGACGGCTACCGCTACCTCTTCGTCTCGAACAGCGATAACCTCGGCGCCGTCGTCGACGAAGCCATCCTCGGGTACTTCGCCGCGAACCGGCTCCCCTTCATGATGGAAGTGGCCGACCGGACGCCGGCGGACCGCAAGGGCGGCCATCTGGCCCGGTCGCGCGAGGGCGGGCTCGTCCTCCGCGAATCCGCGCAGTGCCCGGATGAGGATGCCGGCGCGTTTCAGGACATCCATCGGCACCGCTACTTCAATACCAACAACCTCTGGATCGATCTCGACGCACTCCAGCGTCTCCTGGTGTCACACGACGGCCTGATGGGGCTGCCAATGATCCGGAACAGCAAGACCGTCGACCCCCGCGACCCGCATTCCACGCCCGTCTACCAGCTGGAAACGGCGATGGGCGCCGCCATCGCGCTTTTCGAGGACGCCGGCGCCATCCGGGTGCCCCGTTCGCGCTTCGCGCCCGTGAAAACCACCAACGAACTGCTCGCGGTGCAGTCCGACGCCTACCTCCTGCACGAGGATTACACGATCGGCATGCACCCAGGCCGTGCCGGCCAGGTGCCCGTGGTGCATCTCGACGCCGCCCACTACCGCACGGTCGACCAGCTCGCCGAACATACGCCGCACGGCGCCCCTTCGCTCGAAGCCTGCACGTCGCTCCACGTCACAGGCCGCGTCCGGTTCGGACGCGGGGTGCGGCTGGTGGGGGATGTCCACATCGTCAACCGCTCCGCCTCGCCGGCCACCGTTCCGGACCACAGCGTCATCGAAGGCCGGCTCGAGCTCTGA
- a CDS encoding STAS domain-containing protein, producing MRTRERNVGNVLVIEILERRLDAKNAVAIKSLLLKKFDSNVFDIAIDMGSVNFIDSSGLGAFVTAMKLLGDRGSLVFYGVRPVVADVFRLTRMDRIFKMLPTEPEAIEAFAA from the coding sequence ATGAGAACTCGGGAACGCAACGTCGGGAATGTCCTCGTAATTGAGATTCTCGAACGGCGTCTGGACGCCAAAAACGCGGTAGCGATCAAGTCGCTGCTCTTGAAAAAGTTCGATAGCAATGTCTTCGACATCGCCATCGACATGGGCTCTGTAAACTTCATCGACAGTAGCGGTCTGGGCGCTTTCGTGACGGCTATGAAGCTGCTCGGCGATCGCGGCTCGCTCGTCTTTTACGGCGTACGCCCGGTTGTCGCCGACGTCTTCCGGCTCACGCGGATGGACCGCATCTTCAAGATGCTCCCTACGGAGCCTGAAGCCATCGAAGCCTTTGCCGCATAA
- a CDS encoding ATP-binding protein, with amino-acid sequence MPVDAPRTIALEIPSRLDCIELIGETLRALCPLADLSEAESYRIELGIVEALNNVVEHAYGFQPESTIRFELTFHPGRLQMVIRDWGRPRPGNLSHTLTFEQDIVQSWPEGGMGLFIMHEVMDEIAYERLEDENCLTLIKYIP; translated from the coding sequence ATGCCAGTCGATGCCCCACGCACGATAGCACTCGAAATCCCAAGCAGGCTGGACTGCATCGAACTGATCGGTGAGACGCTCCGCGCCTTGTGTCCGCTAGCCGACCTGTCGGAAGCCGAGAGCTATCGCATAGAACTGGGTATAGTGGAAGCGCTCAACAACGTGGTCGAGCATGCCTACGGCTTCCAGCCCGAGAGTACGATCCGGTTCGAGTTGACCTTTCACCCGGGCCGGCTTCAGATGGTGATCCGCGATTGGGGGCGGCCGCGTCCCGGCAATCTGTCCCACACCCTCACGTTCGAGCAGGATATCGTGCAGTCGTGGCCGGAGGGAGGCATGGGACTCTTCATCATGCACGAGGTGATGGACGAAATCGCGTACGAACGCCTGGAAGATGAAAACTGCCTGACCCTCATCAAGTACATCCCCTGA
- a CDS encoding DUF3131 domain-containing protein: MYPPFSHRRRRTRRSRRRRRERLVATLTYVVSVVAIAALMLFAWIVYNRSQDRAAAAWVRFAAAEPVIPVRRPQPMTAEDSRWAAAAWQYFERNTSPRTGLPASVAGGRTVTMSDVGSYLMATIAAHRLGIIDVMAFNDRMGRLLATLSQMPLFEGMLPNRAYDIQRLGMIGRDGDIDLVGTGWSGLDISRLLLGFKIVCWEYPYFTPQIRDIVGRWRLDQLADNGMIQGAHLSRNGRIVRHREGRIGYEEYAARVLSLYNLDTREASEVRSHATIAEVDGVELAVDTRPSFPLEGLNLVTSDPFLFYGLELGWDRQILPMAYQVYRVQRQRFATTGEAMAVGAGYLDDSGEPIRCAVIVDNRAWRCVNEAGENVRDAAFFSTGAAIGWAALFETDYARTLRDLAAPSHHPKRGWATGYRLRDGEPVTTYTVQSNALVLEAIHFLARGPLFNMMGDMPSDLLSRQTD, translated from the coding sequence GTGTATCCTCCGTTCTCACATCGCCGACGCCGAACTCGCCGAAGCCGTCGCCGGCGGCGCGAGCGGCTCGTCGCCACGCTTACGTATGTCGTGAGCGTCGTGGCCATCGCGGCGCTGATGCTTTTCGCCTGGATCGTGTACAACCGGTCGCAGGATCGCGCCGCGGCGGCGTGGGTACGTTTTGCGGCGGCCGAACCTGTCATTCCCGTTCGACGTCCGCAGCCGATGACCGCCGAGGATTCGCGGTGGGCCGCGGCCGCCTGGCAGTATTTTGAGCGCAATACGTCGCCCCGCACGGGCTTGCCGGCATCCGTGGCCGGCGGGCGCACGGTCACCATGTCCGACGTCGGCTCCTACCTGATGGCCACCATTGCGGCCCATCGCCTGGGCATCATCGATGTCATGGCCTTCAACGACCGTATGGGCCGGCTCCTCGCGACGCTCTCTCAGATGCCGCTTTTCGAGGGCATGCTGCCCAACCGCGCCTACGACATCCAGCGCCTGGGCATGATCGGCCGCGACGGCGACATCGACCTGGTCGGCACCGGATGGTCGGGCCTGGATATCAGCCGGCTGCTCCTCGGTTTCAAGATCGTGTGCTGGGAATATCCCTATTTCACGCCGCAGATCCGCGACATCGTGGGTCGTTGGCGTCTCGATCAACTCGCAGATAATGGCATGATCCAGGGCGCGCACCTCAGCCGGAACGGGCGCATCGTGCGCCACCGCGAGGGGCGTATCGGATACGAGGAGTATGCGGCGCGCGTCCTTTCGCTGTACAACCTCGACACCCGCGAGGCCTCCGAGGTCCGCTCCCATGCGACCATCGCCGAGGTCGACGGGGTGGAACTCGCCGTCGATACCCGCCCGTCGTTTCCGCTGGAGGGGCTGAATCTGGTCACGAGCGATCCCTTTCTGTTTTACGGCCTCGAACTCGGGTGGGACCGGCAGATCCTGCCGATGGCCTATCAGGTGTACCGCGTCCAGCGCCAGCGCTTCGCCACAACCGGGGAGGCGATGGCCGTGGGCGCCGGCTACCTCGACGACTCGGGCGAACCGATCCGCTGTGCCGTCATCGTGGACAACCGCGCCTGGCGCTGCGTCAACGAAGCCGGCGAAAACGTCCGAGACGCCGCGTTTTTCAGCACCGGCGCGGCCATAGGGTGGGCGGCCCTTTTCGAAACCGACTATGCCCGTACCCTGCGCGACCTCGCCGCGCCGTCTCACCATCCCAAACGCGGTTGGGCGACCGGCTACAGGCTGCGCGACGGCGAACCCGTGACCACGTACACGGTGCAGTCGAACGCGCTCGTCCTCGAGGCCATCCACTTCCTCGCGCGAGGGCCGCTCTTCAACATGATGGGAGACATGCCGTCCGATTTATTGAGCCGGCAGACCGACTGA